The following proteins come from a genomic window of Trifolium pratense cultivar HEN17-A07 linkage group LG4, ARS_RC_1.1, whole genome shotgun sequence:
- the LOC123924745 gene encoding G2/mitotic-specific cyclin S13-7 — MASRAIAPIEHRGENIKPKNVVGVEGGRNRRVLQDIGNLVINPADPAANANVPKRITRAQLAALAKAAAEKTKKSIPELVNGPNVGNFVAATKKAEQALKPAEPEVIVISSDDESEVKEKQPVKGRNIRERSTKKNARAFSSVLSARSKVAGGIMPKNFVENIDATDKDNELAATEYIDDIYEYYKLSEDDVRVHDYMASQPDINAKMRSILVDWLIEVHRKFELMPETFYLTLNIVDRFLSTKAVPRKELQLVGISSMLIASKYEEIWAPEVNDFVCISDNAYVREQVLIMEKTILRKLEWYLTVPTPYVFLIRYIKASTPSDKEMENMVNFLAELAMMHYATVSTYCPSMIAASAVYAARSTLERSPIWTDTLKHYTGYSEEQLRDCAKLMVSFHSEAPESKLRAIYKKFCSTERLAVALRTPAKNLTAES; from the exons ATGGCTTCTAGAGCTATTGCTCCGATTGAACATAGag GTGAGAATATTAAGCCAAAGAATGTTGTTGGGGTAGAAGGAGGAAGAAACAGAAGGGTGCTTCAAGATATTGGAAATCTTGTGATTAATCCAGCAGATCCTGCTGCTAATGCTAATGTGCCTAAGCGCATCACGAG GGCTCAATTAGCTGCTCTTGCTAAAGCCGCCGCAGAGAAGACCAAG aaATCAATCCCTGAACTTGTTAATGGACCTAATGTTGGCAACTTTGTTGCTGCAACAAAAAAAGCGGAACAAGCTCTAAAGCCGGCAGAACCTGAAGTTATTGTCATCAGCTCTGATGATGAATCTGAAGTGAAGGAGAAACAACCTGTTAAAGGAAGAAATATAAGAGAAAGGTCCACAAAGAAAAATGCTAGGGCCTTTAGTTCTGTGCTTTCAGCTAGAAGCAAG GTTGCTGGTGGAATTATGCCAAAGAATTTTGTTGAGAACATTGATGCAACTGATAAGGACAATGAATTGGCTGCAACTGAGTACATTGATGACATCTATGAGTATTACAAGCTCTCTGAA GATGATGTTCGTGTACACGATTACATGGCTTCTCAGCCAGATATAAATGCCAAGATGAGATCCATCCTTGTTGATTGGTTGATTGAAGTGCATAGAAAATTCGAACTTATGCCAGAAACTTTCTATCTGACTCTTAATATCGTTGACCGATTCTTGTCCACTAAGGCTGTACCTAGAAAGGAACTTCAGCTTGTTGGTATCAGCTCAATGCTTATAGCTTCCAAATATGAAGAGATTTGGGCACCAGAG GTTAATGACTTTGTATGCATATCAGACAATGCATATGTTAGAGAACAGGTTCTGATTATGGAGAAAACAATCTTGAGAAAACTCGAATGGTATTTGACAGTTCCTACTCCTTATGTCTTTCTGATTCGGTACATCAAAGCCTCGACTCCCTCTGATAAAGAG ATGGAAAACATGGTGAATTTCCTAGCTGAGCTTGCTATGATGCATTACGCTACTGTCTCCACGTATTGCCCTTCGATGATCGCTGCTTCCGCTGTTTATGCCGCAAGATCTACCCTTGAGAGGAGCCCCATTTGGACTGATACTCTAAAGCACTACACAGGCTACTCTGAGGAACAACTAAG GGATTGTGCTAAACTCATGGTTAGCTTTCATTCTGAAGCTCCAGAAAGTAAGCTGAGGGCAATTTACAAGAAGTTCTGTAGCACTGAACGATTGGCTGTTGCTCTTAGGACTCCAGCAAAAAACTTAACTGCAGAATCTTGA
- the LOC123922664 gene encoding uncharacterized protein LOC123922664, which produces MAGNNNFHANLPVFDGKNWDMWVKQMKVIFTFQEVFDQVNAEIAELPANATEEQRTTFREAKKKDNKALFLIHQCIDSKVFEKIADAETSKAAWDILQKSYGGDTKVKKVKLQALKRQYELLEMKNDEKVADYFTRLVTLTNQMKNCGDTLEEQEKVEKVLRTLTSKFDHIVVTIEETKDLSEVKIEDLQSTLEAHEMKHGERDHGKDDEQVLLAKFKKFQNNKKNWQKKKKEFKKDKDNDEDKPESSNGGGGKQKKQFKKKTTDKSHIQCYNCSKFGHYANQCMASKKNKTQQGDEEANVAENTDSDDDDVSFMVTITDEIAGSMEWYFDTGCSNHMTGNRNILTDFDKCVNTKIKLADSNSIDAKGIGNVFKGRMARSVSLKTFYMCPA; this is translated from the coding sequence ATGGCTGGAAACAATAATTTCCATGCAAACTTACCAGTttttgatggaaagaattgggataTGTGGGTTAAGCAAATGAAGGTGATTTTCACTTTTCAAGAGGTGTTTGATCAAGTGAATGCAGAGATTGCTGAACTCCCAGCCAATGCAACTGAAGAACAAAGAACAACTTTCAGAGAAGCAAAGAAGAAAGATAACAAAGCCCTGTTCCTCATTCACCAGTGTATTGATTCAAAAGTCTTTGAGAAGATTGCAGATGCAGAAACTTCAAAGGCTGCTTGGGATATCTTGCAGAAAAGCTATGGTGGTGATACTAAGGTAAAGAAAGTAAAATTACAAGCATTAAAGAGGCAATATGAACTGCTAGAGATGAAGAATGATGAAAAGGTTGCAGATTACTTCACAAGATTAGTGACTCTCACTAATCAGATGAAGAATTGTGGTGATACTCTTGAAGAACAAGAAAAGGTTGAAAAGGTACTTAGGactttaacttcaaaatttgaTCACATTGTGGTGACAATTGAAGAGACAAAAGACCTAAGTGAAGTAAAGATTGAAGATCTGCAGAGTACTCTTGAAGCTCATGAGATGAAGCATGGTGAGAGAGACCATGGCAAAGATGATGAGCAAGTTCTTTTAGCCAAATTCAAGAAATTTCAGAATAACAAAAAGAATtggcaaaagaaaaagaaagagttcaagAAAGACAAGGACAATGATGAAGATAAGCCTGAATCCTCTAATGGAGGAGGAgggaaacaaaagaaacaattcAAGAAGAAAACTACAGACAAGAGCCACATACAATGTTACAATTGCTCAAAGTTTGGTCACTATGCAAATCAGTGTATGGCATCAAAGAAGAACAAAACTCAGCAAGGTGATGAAGAGGCAAATGTTGCAGAGAACACAGActcagatgatgatgatgtaagCTTCATGGTGACAATCACTGATGAAATTGCAGGATCAATGGAGTGGTATTTTGATACAGGGtgttcaaatcatatgacaGGCAACAGAAACATCTTGACTGATTTTGATAAATGTGTCAATACAAAGATCAAACTGGCAGATAGCAATTCCATTGATGCAAAGGGAATTGGCAATGTGTTCAAAGGAAGAATGGCAAGAAGTGTGTCATTGAAAACGTTCTATATGTGCCCAGCATGA
- the LOC123921867 gene encoding stomatal closure-related actin-binding protein 1: MTRVSRDFGDTMQKEAVPAVSSDVMFASSRFPNYRIGANNQIMETKDDPKVLSMKEVIARETAQLLDQHNRLSVRDLASKFEKGLAAAAKLSEEARLKEAASLEKHVLLKKLRDSLESLKGRVAGSNKEDVEDAIAMVEALAVQLTQREGELIQEKAEVKRLANFLKQASEDAKKLVDEERAFARSEIDNARAAVQRVEESLQEHERVSQASGKQDVEQLMKEVQEARRIKMLHQPSKVMAMEHELGALRAQLAEKTRHYLRLQKELTRTKKGEENVPQLYELEGNETLGSYLQIQPCSDNAPDISKCSIQWCRVSSDGAKKELISGATKSVYAPEPFDVGRILQVDIISENQHIILSTTGPIDPAAGLGTYVEALVRKHDTEFNVVVTQMSGSHHPTESIHVLHIGKMRIKLCKGKATIAKEYYSSSMQLCGVRGGGNAAAQALFWQPKQGHSFVLAFESERERNAAIMLARRFAFDCNIMLAGPDDRAPLGT, encoded by the exons ATGACGAGGGTAAGCCGTGATTTTGGCGATACTATGCAAAAAGAGGCGGTGCCTGCGGTGTCATCTGATGTGATGTTTGCTTCTAGTCGGTTTCCTAATTACCGAATTGGAGCTAACAATCAGATAATGGAGACAAAAGATGATCCGAAAGTGTTGTCTATGAAGGAGGTTATTGCGCGGGAGACTGCTCAGTTGTTGGACCAGCATAATCGTCTCTCCGTTCGTGACCTTGCTAGTAAATTTGAGAAGGGTTTGGCGGCAGCCGCTAAGTTGTCCGAAGAG GCCAGACTTAAGGAAGCAGCATCATTGGAAAAACATGTTCTTTTAAAGAAGCTTAGAGATTCACTTGAATCCTTAAAGGGGCGCGTGGCGGGCAGCAACAAGGAGGATGTGGAGGATGCTATTGCTATG GTTGAAGCTCTAGCAGTTCAACTGACTCAAAGGGAAGGGGAACTAATACAAGAGAAGGCGGAGGTGAAACGACTGGCAAATTTTCTTAAGCAG GCTTCTGAAGATGCTAAGAAACTTGTTGACGAGGAAAGAGCTTTCGCTCGTTCAGAGATAGATAATGCCAGGGCAGCTGTTCAGAGAGTGGAAGAGTCACTTCAGGAGCATGAGAGAGTGTCTCAAGCTTCAGGGAAGCAG GACGTGGAACAATTGATGAAGGAGGTTCAAGAGGCTCGAAGAATCAAAATGCTGCACCAACCAAGCAAG GTCATGGCTATGGAACATGAACTTGGAGCATTAAGAGCTCAACTTGCGGAGAAGACGAGACATTATCTTCGACTTCAGAAGGAG CTTACAAGGACAAAGAAAGGAGAGGAAAATGTTCCACAATTATATGAACTTGAAGGGAATGAAACCTTAGGTTCTTATTTGCAAATTCAACCTTGCTCTGATAATGCCCCAGATATTTCAAAATGTTCAATTCAGTGGTGTCGTGTATCATCTGATGGTGCCAAAAAGGAACTTATTTCAG GAGCTACCAAATCAGTTTATGCACCTGAACCTTTTGACGTCGGACGCATATTGCAAGTTGATATTATTTCAGAAAACCAGCACATAATACTTTCAACCACCGGTCCAATAGATCCAG CTGCTGGTTTGGGAACCTACGTAGAAGCACTTGTGCGAAAACATGACACTGAATTCAAC GTAGTTGTAACTCAGATGAGTGGTTCACATCATCCAACTGAATCTATTCATGTACTTCATATTGGAAAGATGAGGATCAAACTATGTAAAGGAAAGGCAACAATCGCCAAAGAATATTATTCGAGTTCAATGCAG CTTTGTGGAGTTCGAGGCGGTGGAAATGCTGCGGCACAAGCACTATTCTGGCAGCCAAAACAAGGACATTCTTTTGTATTAGCTTTCGAATCAGAGCGAGAAAGAAATGCAGCCATCATGCTTGCGAGGAGATTTGCATTTGACTGTAAT ATCATGCTTGCTGGACCAGATGACAGAGCTCCATTAGGGACATAA